The following proteins come from a genomic window of Crassostrea angulata isolate pt1a10 chromosome 1, ASM2561291v2, whole genome shotgun sequence:
- the LOC128157273 gene encoding uncharacterized protein LOC128157273: MVPLIDLQSYNILVTEESVETATLKVIADQICQAFQEVGFVYLKNHGIPRELITNALSTSKTFFDQPREKKEQYALQPGHFHGWIAFEAERVNHDRPVFDAREGFIMRLLDRKDQTLPEKLPPEVDSAWKQLHNSCFQLGLHVLDLLSIGLGKNRDYLRQCHKKIGLADNITMLRANYYPPLKEIKPEQARCGEHSDYGTLTFLFQDEVSGLQAKVQGGDYVPVHPTEDTIVMNLGDMMQRWSADRLKATKHRVMASPTDVHQLRQSIAFFVVPDNDALISCTDGSNKYPDIICGKYIKSSFTANFQDDTEN; the protein is encoded by the exons ATGGTTCCACTGATTGATCTACAGTCCTACAACATTTTGGTGACTGAGGAGTCGGTTGAAACGGCTACACTAAAGGTGATAGCGGATCAGATATGCCAAGCCTTTCAAGAAGTTGGGTTCGTGTACCTGAAAAACCACGGGATCCCCCGAGAACtg ATTACAAACGCACTGTCGACGTCAAAGACGTTTTTTGATCAGCCGAGGGAAAAGAAAGAGCAGTATGCTCTGCAACCCGGCCATTTCCATGGGTGGATTGCATTCGAGGCGGAAAG AGTTAATCATGACAGACCAGTGTTTGACGCAAGGGAAGGATTCATCATGAGGTTGCTAGATCGCAAAGACCAG ACTCTACCAGAAAAATTGCCACCAGAAGTTGATTCAGCATGGAAACAATTGCATAACAGCTGTTTCCAGCTAGGACTACATGTCTTGGACCTTCTCTCCATTGGTTTGGGAAAA AATAGAGATTACTTGAGGCAGTGTCACAAGAAAATTGGTTTGGCTGATAACATTACCATGTTACGGGCCAACTACTATCCTCCATTAAAAG AAATAAAACCCGAGCAGGCGAGATGTGGAGAACATTCGGACTATGGCACTTTGACCTTTCTCTTCCAGGACGAGGTTTCTGGTCTGCAA GCGAAAGTTCAGGGCGGTGACTATGTTCCGGTGCATCCCACTGAAGACACCATTGTCATGAACCTTGGTGATATGATGCAGAGATGGAGCGCAGACAGATTAAAAGCCacg AAACATCGCGTGATGGCGTCACCAACAGATGTGCACCAGCTGAGACAGTCCATAGCGTTCTTTGTTGTCCCTGACAACGACGCTCTGATATCGTGCACAGACGGCTCTAACAAATACCCAGATATCATTTGTGGAAAATACATCAAATCAAGCTTCACCGCTAATTTCCAGGATGATACAGAGAACTAA